One genomic window of Solanum dulcamara chromosome 10, daSolDulc1.2, whole genome shotgun sequence includes the following:
- the LOC129871259 gene encoding lipid phosphate phosphatase 2-like isoform X1 produces the protein MYSWKRTKPRNTSPSFILNLLLSLLNFAFYMRTSRFCNRRFSKMAEIEFGGHTVRSHGAKVAKKHKCDWLILLVLVAMDGFLNYIQPFNRYTNSKMLEDLKFPFKEHDTIPMWAVPIFAVILPCTVFLIYYHYRRDVYDLHHAILGIMYSVLVTAVITDSIKDAVGRPRPNFFYRCFPDGIEAFEANGNVNCHGDPKIVKEGYKSFPSGHTSWSFAGLSFLSWYLCGKVKAFDRRGHAAKLCIVLLPLLFAALVGISRIDDYWHHWTDVFTGSIIGSVVASLCYLLFFPFPHDINGWAPHASIKMRENIQFQSTSIRMDTV, from the exons ATGTATTCCTGGAAAAGGACCAAACCCAGGAATACATCGCCCTCTTTTATCCTAAATCTTCTTCTCTCTCTGTTGAATTTTGCATTTTATATGCGTACATCCA GATTTTGCAACAGAAGATTTTCGAAGATGGCGGAAATAGAATTTGGAGGGCACACGGTGCGATCCCATGGGGCTAAGGTGGCGAAAAAACACAAATGTGACTGGTTGATTTTACTTGTGCTTGTGGCGATGGATGGCTTCTTAAACTACATTCAGCCTTTCAATCGATATACTAACTCTAAAATGTTAGAAGATCTCAAATTTCCCTTCAAAGAGCACGACACCATACCCATGTGGGCTGTTCCT ATATTTGCAGTAATTCTACCATGCACAGTATTTCTCATTTACTATCACTACAGGAGGGATGTTTATGATTTGCATCATGCGATATTAG GCATCATGTATTCTGTTCTAGTGACTGCAGTAATCACAGATAGCATCAAAGATGCTGTTGGTCGTCCACGCCCAAATTTCTTCTATAGGTGCTTCCCAGATGGAATCGAG GCATTTGAAGCTAATGGGAATGTTAATTGTCATGGAGACCCTAAAATTGtcaaagaaggatataaaagcTTTCCCAGTGGACATACTTCAT GGTCATTTGCTGGGCTTTCTTTCCTCTCATGGTACCTGTGTGGAAAAGTGAAGGCTTTTGACAGAAGAGGCCATGCTGCAAAACTCTGTATTGTTCTGCTTCCTTTACTATTTGCTGCATTAGTCGGAATTTCTCGAATTGATGACTACTGGCATCACTGGACAGATGTATTCACTGGATCCATTATAG GAAGCGTGGTTGCCTCTCTATGCTACCTGCTTTTCTTTCCATTCCCTCATGATATCAATG GCTGGGCACCTCATGCATCTatcaaaatgagagaaaacaTTCAATTCCAGTCTACATCAATAAGAATGGACACCGTGTAA
- the LOC129871259 gene encoding probable lipid phosphate phosphatase 4 isoform X2, with the protein MRTSRRFSKMAEIEFGGHTVRSHGAKVAKKHKCDWLILLVLVAMDGFLNYIQPFNRYTNSKMLEDLKFPFKEHDTIPMWAVPIFAVILPCTVFLIYYHYRRDVYDLHHAILGIMYSVLVTAVITDSIKDAVGRPRPNFFYRCFPDGIEAFEANGNVNCHGDPKIVKEGYKSFPSGHTSWSFAGLSFLSWYLCGKVKAFDRRGHAAKLCIVLLPLLFAALVGISRIDDYWHHWTDVFTGSIIGSVVASLCYLLFFPFPHDINGWAPHASIKMRENIQFQSTSIRMDTV; encoded by the exons ATGCGTACATCCAG AAGATTTTCGAAGATGGCGGAAATAGAATTTGGAGGGCACACGGTGCGATCCCATGGGGCTAAGGTGGCGAAAAAACACAAATGTGACTGGTTGATTTTACTTGTGCTTGTGGCGATGGATGGCTTCTTAAACTACATTCAGCCTTTCAATCGATATACTAACTCTAAAATGTTAGAAGATCTCAAATTTCCCTTCAAAGAGCACGACACCATACCCATGTGGGCTGTTCCT ATATTTGCAGTAATTCTACCATGCACAGTATTTCTCATTTACTATCACTACAGGAGGGATGTTTATGATTTGCATCATGCGATATTAG GCATCATGTATTCTGTTCTAGTGACTGCAGTAATCACAGATAGCATCAAAGATGCTGTTGGTCGTCCACGCCCAAATTTCTTCTATAGGTGCTTCCCAGATGGAATCGAG GCATTTGAAGCTAATGGGAATGTTAATTGTCATGGAGACCCTAAAATTGtcaaagaaggatataaaagcTTTCCCAGTGGACATACTTCAT GGTCATTTGCTGGGCTTTCTTTCCTCTCATGGTACCTGTGTGGAAAAGTGAAGGCTTTTGACAGAAGAGGCCATGCTGCAAAACTCTGTATTGTTCTGCTTCCTTTACTATTTGCTGCATTAGTCGGAATTTCTCGAATTGATGACTACTGGCATCACTGGACAGATGTATTCACTGGATCCATTATAG GAAGCGTGGTTGCCTCTCTATGCTACCTGCTTTTCTTTCCATTCCCTCATGATATCAATG GCTGGGCACCTCATGCATCTatcaaaatgagagaaaacaTTCAATTCCAGTCTACATCAATAAGAATGGACACCGTGTAA